The Juglans regia cultivar Chandler chromosome 6, Walnut 2.0, whole genome shotgun sequence genome contains the following window.
TTACAAAATTGGTCACCGTGAGATGTCTTCTTGGAATTGCATCAGTCAAAAGctggcatttacatcaatttgatataaataatgCCTTCTTGCATGTGGATCTCCATGAAGACATTTATATGAATAAACTCCCTGGTTACACCAAAGGATCTCCCCACCAAGTTTGCAAGTTACTCAAGAGTTTATATGACCTCAAGCAAGCATCGAGGCAATGATATTCCAAGTTCTCCATTGTTCTGATTGACTCAGGTTTCTCCCAATCAAAGGCTGATTACAGCCTTTTCACTCGAGAAGCACATGGCATCTTTGTTGCCATCcttgtgtatgttgatgacatactgGTGGCAAGCAATGACCTTAACTCTGTCCATGCATTGAAATCCCTTTTACACAGCAAATTCAAGATTAAGGACCTAGGCAAACTAAGATACTTTCTTGGCACTGAAATTGCAAGATCCTCCAAAGGAATTTATCTATGTCAACGAAAGTATACACTGGACATCTTAGCAGACTCAGGCAATCTAGGCAGCAACATAGCTAAAGTCCCCATGGAACAAAATCTTAAATTGACTCAATCTACTGGTATTCCACTATCTGATTCAAGTGTTTACAGACGCATGATTGGTCGACTACTATATCTCACTATATCTCGACCTGACATCAGCTTTAGTATCCAAACTCTTAGTCAATTCTTGGCCACCCCAACTGATGTTCATCTCTTGGCAGCACAGAAAGTGCTTCGTTATCTCAAAGTTGCCCCTGGTCAAGGCCTTTTCCTCCCTAATTCCTCATCTTTTCAACTTGAGGCCTACTGCAACTCTAATTGGGTTTCCTGCCCAAATACCAAACGATCCATTAATGGCTATTGCGTGTTCCTTGGCTCTTCTTTAATCTCTTGGAAGTCCAAGAAGCAAGCTGTTGTTTCCCAATCCTCGGCAGAAGCAGAATATCACTCAATGGCAGCTACTTGTTCAGAATTAATGTGGCTCAGGTTCATCTTGGCTGCACTTCAAGTTCACCATCCACAAGCTATCCTGCTCTACTGTGATAACCAAGCCGCCATACATATTGTTGCAAATCCCATCTTCCATGAACGCACTAAACATATCGAGCTCGACCACCATTTAATTAGAGACAGAATTCAAGAGGGCAATGTATGCACTCGTTATGTCCCCAGGTCTGCTCAGGTTGCCAATACCATGACCAAAGTTTTATCTTCTAAAGTCCTCCA
Protein-coding sequences here:
- the LOC109010276 gene encoding uncharacterized mitochondrial protein AtMg00810-like, whose amino-acid sequence is MTVHSIEKCYKLNGYPLGHELHGKTKNIAVAVTHPRAHSDSDYDEDSTESIALTKSFSQSKADYSLFTREAHGIFVAILVYVDDILVASNDLNSVHALKSLLHSKFKIKDLGKLRYFLGTEIARSSKGIYLCQRKYTLDILADSGNLGSNIAKVPMEQNLKLTQSTGIPLSDSSVYRRMIGRLLYLTISRPDISFSIQTLSQFLATPTDVHLLAAQKVLRYLKVAPGQGLFLPNSSSFQLEAYCNSNWVSCPNTKRSINGYCVFLGSSLISWKSKKQAVVSQSSAEAEYHSMAATCSELMWLRFILAALQVHHPQAILLYCDNQAAIHIVANPIFHERTKHIELDHHLIRDRIQEGNVCTRYVPRSAQVANTMTKVLSSKVLHIHLSKMGVVNLYASSCGGVLENESQQHTNKGKEVAIT